The Streptomyces sp. NBC_01276 genome contains the following window.
AAAAAGTGGCACGCGTCAAGCGGGCAGTAAACGCCCACAAGAAGCGCCGGGCGATCCTCGAGGCGGCCTCCGGCTACCGCGGTCAGCGTTCGCGCCTGTACCGCAAGGCCAAGGAGCAGGTCACCCACTCGCTGGTCTACAACTTCAACGACCGCAAGAAGCGCAAGGGCGACTTCCGTCAGCTGTGGATCCAGCGCATCAACGCCGCTGCCCGCCAGAACGGCATGACGTACAACCGCCTCATCCAGGGTCTGAAGGCCGCCAACATCGAGGTGGACCGCAAGATCCTCGCGGAGCTGGCCGTCAACGACGCCAACGCCTTCGCCGCGCTCGTCGAGGTTGCCCAGAAGGCGCTTCCGGCCGACGTCAACGCCCCCAAGGCCGCTGCCTAAGGGCTAGCCGGCCCGCTCCACGCGGCCGGCCCCCACGGACCCGCAGGCGATTCGCCTGCGGGTCCGTGTGCTTTCGCCCCGCCCGCCCCCGGAACCCCCAGAGAGAACCGCAGACACCATGGGTTACCCCGACGAGCTGATCTCCCCCCGATCCCCGCGGGTGGCCGCCGCCAGGCGCCTGGCGCGGCGCAACTTCCGCACCAAGGAGCGCCGGTTCATCGCCGAGGGGCCGCAGGCCGTCCGCGAGGCCGTCGAGCACCGTGGGTCCCAGGGCGCGACCCTGATCGAGCTGTTCGCCACCGTCGAGGCCGCCGAGCGCTACGCCGACATCGTCGAGGCCGCCCTGCTGGCCGGCGCGCGCGTGCACTACGCCTCCGACGAGGTGCTGGCCGAGGTCTCCCAGACGGTCACCCCGCAGGGCCTGGTGGGTGTCTGCCACTTCCTCGACTCGCCCTTCGAGGAGATCCTCAGGGCGCGCCCCCGCCTGGTGGCCGTCCTCGCGCACGTCCGCGACCCCGGCAACGCCGGCACCGTGCTGCGCTGCGCGGACGCCGCCGGCGCCGACGCGGTGGTGCTGACCGACGCCTCCGTCGACCTGTACAACCCGAAGTCGGTACGGGCCTCCGTGGGCTCCCTCTTCCACCTC
Protein-coding sequences here:
- the rplT gene encoding 50S ribosomal protein L20, with the translated sequence MARVKRAVNAHKKRRAILEAASGYRGQRSRLYRKAKEQVTHSLVYNFNDRKKRKGDFRQLWIQRINAAARQNGMTYNRLIQGLKAANIEVDRKILAELAVNDANAFAALVEVAQKALPADVNAPKAAA
- a CDS encoding TrmH family RNA methyltransferase, translating into MGYPDELISPRSPRVAAARRLARRNFRTKERRFIAEGPQAVREAVEHRGSQGATLIELFATVEAAERYADIVEAALLAGARVHYASDEVLAEVSQTVTPQGLVGVCHFLDSPFEEILRARPRLVAVLAHVRDPGNAGTVLRCADAAGADAVVLTDASVDLYNPKSVRASVGSLFHLPVAVGVPVEQAVEGLRAAGVRILAADGAGTDDLDAELDAGTMGTPSAWVFGNEAWGLPEETRALADAVVRVPIHGKAESLNLATAAAVCLYASARAQRAPGGCRSVTPS